The following proteins are co-located in the [Chlorobium] sp. 445 genome:
- a CDS encoding flagellar motor protein MotA: MKQGTFTIVLILVAFAVGLGIYFWFGSQPKGSIFHAIYEGGPLVSVLIAFIIMIFAYVIERSIALSKAKGKGSMSDFIRDIKTEIEAGRIDGAIEKCDAHQSSLAAVIRAGLDKYKSLVARRVTDPEKRRTEMQKAIEDATAVEMPLLEKNLVALSTIASISTMVGLLGTTIGMIRAFTALATGGAPDAVQLSLGISEALFNTAGGIFGGIAAIVAYNVFTSQVDSFSYQIDESAFYIVETLSMRDEKTA, from the coding sequence ATGAAGCAAGGTACGTTCACAATCGTTTTAATTCTCGTTGCGTTTGCCGTCGGACTCGGCATCTACTTCTGGTTTGGTTCCCAGCCGAAGGGATCAATTTTCCACGCTATTTATGAAGGTGGACCACTCGTCTCGGTGCTGATTGCATTTATTATCATGATTTTTGCGTATGTGATTGAGCGCTCGATTGCGTTAAGTAAAGCCAAAGGCAAAGGCTCAATGTCAGATTTTATCCGTGACATCAAAACCGAGATTGAAGCAGGACGCATTGATGGCGCAATTGAGAAGTGCGATGCACATCAGAGCTCGCTTGCGGCGGTGATTCGTGCAGGGCTCGATAAATACAAGTCACTTGTTGCCCGCCGTGTTACCGACCCAGAAAAGCGCCGCACCGAAATGCAAAAAGCGATTGAAGATGCTACAGCTGTTGAAATGCCGCTGCTTGAAAAGAACCTTGTGGCACTCTCTACAATCGCCTCTATCTCTACGATGGTGGGACTGCTTGGTACAACCATTGGCATGATTCGTGCCTTCACAGCACTTGCAACGGGCGGTGCGCCTGATGCAGTTCAACTCTCACTTGGTATTTCCGAAGCGCTCTTTAACACTGCAGGCGGAATCTTCGGTGGTATTGCTGCAATCGTGGCATATAATGTCTTTACTAGCCAAGTCGACAGTTTCTCGTATCAAATTGATGAATCAGCTTTCTACATCGTCGAAACGCTTTCTATGCGTGATGAGAAAACTGCGTAA
- a CDS encoding biopolymer transporter ExbD: MGGGVAAPESQSSRKKGKKKKTKRVGFSLDMTPMVDVAFLLLTFFMLTTTFSKPNTMEVNLPSKDMSEVKVAESNVLTIRVTEGDKAYWNIAFDEPKPFELYDKSGSRPTISSAFRELLKTESEKIRQRVGEDVMAIVLKFDKKAQYRNLVDVLDELNILNYKRFSIADFTEQDREEIEKLSGGVLPTGSEATADKESKTDAKPTTDRKQNSKRRRN, translated from the coding sequence ATGGGCGGTGGTGTTGCAGCACCAGAATCACAAAGTTCAAGGAAGAAAGGCAAAAAGAAAAAGACTAAACGAGTTGGGTTTAGCCTTGATATGACACCGATGGTCGATGTGGCATTTTTGCTACTAACCTTCTTCATGCTGACAACGACCTTTTCTAAACCCAATACGATGGAGGTCAACCTCCCCTCAAAAGATATGAGTGAAGTCAAAGTAGCAGAATCCAATGTGCTGACCATTCGTGTTACGGAGGGTGATAAAGCCTATTGGAATATCGCCTTTGACGAGCCTAAGCCATTTGAACTCTATGATAAAAGTGGCAGTAGACCAACGATTAGCTCGGCGTTCCGTGAACTGCTTAAAACAGAAAGTGAAAAAATTCGTCAGCGCGTTGGTGAAGATGTGATGGCTATCGTCTTGAAGTTTGACAAAAAAGCCCAGTATCGTAATCTTGTTGATGTGCTAGATGAACTTAATATTTTGAACTATAAGCGATTCAGTATTGCAGATTTTACTGAACAGGATAGAGAAGAAATTGAAAAACTAAGTGGTGGTGTACTGCCAACTGGCTCTGAGGCAACAGCTGACAAAGAGTCAAAAACCGACGCCAAGCCAACAACTGACCGCAAACAAAACTCTAAAAGAAGGAGGAACTAA
- a CDS encoding energy transducer TonB encodes MNEIMEKETAKSSAAQADYSNGHQSSNGFIKLDYLDTERYRNINYGALILRKEMHNYMARGVFTTVAVVVGLVLGYITWDVIKELLKDDSDDDAPVVVQKIDIANLQPPPPMDEKAPPPPPPAAIKPPQAPDIGEIKKVKDEEAPPKRTIADQNKLKEAIEKNAITGEDSTGFSEAIKMVAPAAPSGPAVAVDDNADPPDFVAVEKEPQFVNQVKPVYPEIARKAGIEGRVVLRVLIDKDGKPKKAQILKNPGSDIFDEAAIASVMQSSYSPAIQNGKPVKCWLTVPIKFTLNTK; translated from the coding sequence ATGAACGAGATTATGGAAAAGGAAACTGCTAAGTCAAGTGCTGCGCAAGCCGACTACAGCAACGGTCATCAGAGTTCAAATGGCTTCATCAAGTTAGATTACTTAGACACAGAACGCTATCGAAACATTAACTATGGCGCGCTGATTCTTCGCAAAGAGATGCATAACTATATGGCGCGCGGCGTCTTTACGACCGTGGCCGTAGTTGTAGGCTTGGTTCTTGGTTATATCACTTGGGACGTTATCAAAGAGTTGCTCAAAGATGATAGCGATGACGATGCGCCCGTTGTCGTTCAGAAAATTGACATTGCAAATCTGCAACCGCCACCGCCAATGGATGAAAAGGCGCCACCGCCGCCACCGCCCGCTGCAATCAAGCCGCCACAAGCACCAGACATTGGTGAAATCAAAAAAGTGAAGGATGAAGAAGCTCCACCAAAGCGTACAATCGCCGATCAAAATAAACTCAAAGAAGCTATCGAAAAGAATGCAATCACTGGCGAAGACTCCACAGGCTTTTCTGAAGCGATTAAAATGGTTGCACCAGCTGCGCCATCCGGTCCCGCAGTCGCTGTCGATGACAACGCTGACCCGCCAGACTTTGTCGCTGTAGAAAAAGAACCACAGTTTGTCAATCAGGTTAAGCCAGTTTATCCCGAAATTGCTCGTAAAGCGGGCATTGAGGGACGTGTGGTCTTACGTGTCTTAATCGATAAAGATGGCAAACCAAAGAAAGCCCAAATCCTGAAAAATCCGGGCTCAGATATCTTTGACGAAGCCGCAATTGCATCAGTGATGCAGTCAAGTTATTCTCCCGCGATTCAAAACGGTAAGCCTGTAAAGTGCTGGCTGACTGTGCCCATCAAGTTTACGCTCAATACAAAGTAA
- the folE gene encoding GTP cyclohydrolase I FolE yields MQGKSQNEKRFISNLRNDDEYPYADSFVDENQTIAKLAENIRENLGLLGENPDREGLLKTPERVAKALLYLTSGYRSDPREILLSAVFHEKYDEMVLVKDIEVFSMCEHHMLPFFGKAHVAYIPNGKIVGLSKIPRVVDVYARRLQVQERMTQEIRDVIEEVLEPKGVAVVVEAKHLCMVMRGVEKQNSTTTTSAMSGEFLKNSATRSEFMRLIKSFN; encoded by the coding sequence ATGCAAGGAAAAAGTCAGAATGAGAAGCGCTTCATTTCAAATCTGCGCAATGATGACGAATATCCCTACGCCGACAGTTTTGTTGACGAAAATCAAACGATTGCCAAACTTGCTGAAAATATCAGGGAAAATCTTGGTCTTTTAGGGGAAAATCCAGATAGAGAGGGACTTTTGAAAACACCGGAGCGAGTTGCGAAAGCCTTGCTGTACCTGACTAGTGGCTACCGTTCTGACCCAAGAGAAATTCTCCTGAGCGCGGTCTTTCATGAAAAGTATGATGAGATGGTGTTGGTCAAAGACATTGAGGTCTTTTCTATGTGTGAGCATCACATGCTGCCGTTCTTTGGCAAGGCACATGTTGCCTATATCCCTAACGGGAAGATTGTTGGTCTATCCAAAATTCCGCGAGTGGTTGATGTGTATGCACGGCGCTTGCAAGTGCAAGAGCGTATGACACAGGAAATTCGCGATGTCATTGAGGAAGTTTTGGAGCCGAAAGGCGTAGCAGTGGTCGTTGAAGCCAAGCACCTTTGCATGGTGATGCGTGGTGTTGAGAAGCAAAATTCTACGACAACCACGTCGGCAATGTCAGGTGAATTTCTGAAAAACTCTGCGACACGCTCTGAGTTTATGCGCTTAATCAAATCATTCAACTAA
- a CDS encoding 6-pyruvoyl tetrahydrobiopterin synthase, with product MNKMLTQPRKVYVTRKVHFNAAHRLFNPTFSDEKNCEVYDICNNFYGHGHNYELEVTLTGIVDKETGYLFDLKILKKILEEEILSKVDHKHLNFDVEMFRDTVPTAEVIAVVFWDVISQKLKTMNLKGVDLYEVRVFESERNIVAYRGE from the coding sequence ATTAACAAAATGCTGACCCAGCCACGCAAAGTTTATGTAACGCGCAAAGTGCATTTCAATGCCGCGCATCGTTTGTTCAACCCGACGTTCTCTGACGAGAAAAACTGCGAGGTCTATGACATCTGCAATAATTTCTACGGGCATGGACATAACTATGAATTGGAAGTCACTCTCACCGGCATCGTCGATAAAGAGACAGGTTACCTCTTTGACCTCAAGATTCTCAAAAAGATTCTCGAAGAAGAAATTCTCTCCAAAGTCGACCACAAACACCTAAACTTTGACGTAGAGATGTTTCGGGATACTGTGCCGACTGCTGAAGTGATTGCTGTAGTATTCTGGGATGTCATTAGTCAAAAACTCAAAACCATGAACTTAAAAGGAGTCGACTTATATGAAGTCAGAGTCTTCGAATCCGAGCGCAACATCGTTGCCTATCGTGGGGAGTAG
- a CDS encoding Rrf2 family transcriptional regulator, with protein sequence MLRLTKKFEYGLLAVRYIASTQNGDVATAKEIAENTNIPFELVAKTLQQMAKSGLITSVQGVKGGYRLNKPASEISFSEIADAIGEPIQLIDCETNPEGCDAFVGCAVKKPLTKIQKRFREIFDEAKVAEIL encoded by the coding sequence ATGTTACGGCTGACGAAGAAGTTTGAATACGGCTTACTTGCTGTGCGCTACATTGCCTCTACGCAGAATGGTGATGTTGCTACAGCAAAGGAGATTGCAGAAAACACAAACATTCCATTTGAACTTGTTGCAAAAACGCTGCAACAGATGGCAAAGTCAGGTTTGATTACATCTGTGCAAGGGGTCAAGGGAGGGTATAGGCTCAACAAGCCAGCGTCGGAGATTTCGTTCTCTGAAATTGCCGATGCGATTGGCGAGCCGATTCAACTCATTGATTGCGAAACCAATCCAGAGGGCTGCGATGCCTTCGTGGGCTGCGCCGTAAAAAAACCGCTGACGAAGATACAGAAGCGATTTAGAGAGATTTTTGACGAGGCAAAAGTGGCTGAAATTCTTTAA
- a CDS encoding IscS subfamily cysteine desulfurase: protein MALDLSRPIYMDNNATTPMDHRVLEAMLPYFTEKFGNAASRNHSYGWEAEEAVEKAREQVAKAIGADAKEIIFTSGATESDNIALKGAVEMYAEKGNHIITMKTEHKAVLDTCHRLEREGKATVTYLSPKPDGLVDLDQLEAAITDKTIMVAIMMANNEIGVIQPMKEIGEICRKHGVLFFTDAVQAVGKVPVDVNEMKIDILAISGHKVYGPKGIGALYVRRKNPRVKLTGVIDGGGQERGMRSGTLNVPGIVGLGKALEIAIEEMPTEMKRLTYLRNKLKDSIMSQLEDVYVNGSMESRLPGNLNMSFAYVEGEGLLMGLKGLAVSSGSACTSASLEPSHVLKALGVGDELAHSSIRYGLGRFTTEEEVDYAAKITVEAVNRLREMSPLYEMAKAGIDLKSVQWAHH, encoded by the coding sequence ATGGCACTTGATTTGAGCCGACCTATTTATATGGATAACAACGCGACGACCCCGATGGATCATCGCGTCCTTGAAGCCATGCTGCCTTACTTTACTGAAAAATTTGGTAACGCAGCATCACGCAATCATAGCTACGGTTGGGAAGCAGAAGAGGCTGTCGAGAAAGCACGTGAGCAAGTTGCCAAAGCTATCGGTGCAGATGCAAAAGAAATCATTTTCACCAGTGGAGCGACAGAATCTGACAACATCGCGCTCAAAGGCGCTGTAGAGATGTATGCCGAAAAAGGCAACCACATCATCACAATGAAAACAGAGCACAAAGCTGTGCTCGATACATGCCACCGTTTGGAGCGTGAAGGTAAAGCCACAGTAACCTACCTTTCACCTAAACCTGATGGCTTAGTCGACCTCGATCAGCTTGAGGCTGCAATTACTGACAAGACCATCATGGTTGCAATCATGATGGCAAATAATGAAATCGGTGTCATTCAGCCAATGAAAGAAATTGGGGAGATTTGTCGCAAGCATGGTGTGCTTTTCTTCACGGATGCGGTGCAAGCAGTTGGCAAAGTGCCTGTGGATGTCAATGAGATGAAGATTGATATCCTTGCAATTTCAGGTCATAAAGTTTATGGTCCAAAAGGCATTGGTGCGCTCTATGTGCGTCGCAAAAATCCGCGTGTCAAGCTGACCGGTGTGATTGATGGCGGCGGTCAGGAGCGAGGCATGCGCAGCGGTACGCTCAACGTGCCGGGCATTGTCGGCTTGGGCAAAGCTTTAGAAATCGCTATAGAGGAGATGCCCACTGAAATGAAGCGACTGACTTACTTGCGCAATAAACTCAAAGATAGCATCATGTCGCAGCTTGAAGATGTCTATGTCAATGGCTCAATGGAAAGTCGCTTGCCTGGCAATCTCAACATGAGTTTTGCTTATGTTGAGGGCGAAGGCTTGCTTATGGGATTGAAAGGCTTGGCGGTTTCAAGCGGCTCAGCCTGCACATCAGCCTCGCTCGAGCCTTCACATGTTCTGAAGGCATTGGGAGTTGGCGATGAACTGGCACATTCTTCAATTCGCTACGGTCTGGGTCGCTTCACGACTGAAGAGGAAGTGGACTACGCCGCAAAAATCACAGTCGAAGCTGTCAATCGTCTGCGTGAGATGTCGCCACTCTATGAAATGGCGAAAGCAGGCATTGACCTTAAGTCCGTGCAGTGGGCGCATCACTAA
- a CDS encoding Fe-S cluster assembly scaffold IscU: MAYSEKVIDHYNNPRNVGSLDPNAEDVGTGLVGAPECGDVMKLQIKVNEETGVIEDAKFKTFGCGSAIASSSLATEMLKGKTLDEAFAIKNTQLVQELNLPPVKIHCSVLAEDAIKAAIADFKKKQEAKRQKAQEALANA; encoded by the coding sequence ATGGCATACTCAGAAAAAGTGATCGATCACTACAACAATCCACGCAATGTCGGCAGTTTAGACCCTAATGCCGAGGATGTGGGGACAGGTCTTGTGGGCGCGCCAGAGTGTGGCGACGTGATGAAACTTCAAATCAAGGTTAATGAAGAAACTGGTGTGATTGAAGATGCAAAGTTCAAGACCTTTGGTTGTGGTTCAGCAATTGCCTCTTCATCGCTGGCAACCGAGATGCTAAAAGGCAAGACACTCGATGAAGCATTCGCTATCAAAAATACCCAACTGGTGCAAGAACTTAACTTGCCACCAGTGAAAATTCACTGTTCAGTCCTGGCTGAAGATGCAATTAAAGCTGCGATTGCAGACTTCAAGAAAAAGCAAGAAGCAAAGCGTCAAAAGGCGCAAGAAGCACTTGCTAACGCTTAA
- a CDS encoding iron-sulfur cluster assembly accessory protein: MITISEKALEQVKRLKAQQNLGPEYGLRVSVKGGGCSGLSYGLDFENEERKGDQVFEDKGIKLFVDMKSFLYLAGTQLDFSDGLNGKGFHFVNPNAERTCGCGQSFSV; this comes from the coding sequence ATGATTACGATTAGCGAAAAAGCTTTAGAGCAAGTCAAACGCCTCAAAGCGCAGCAAAACCTTGGTCCAGAATATGGCTTGCGCGTGAGCGTCAAAGGCGGCGGCTGCTCAGGGCTGTCTTATGGGCTCGACTTCGAAAATGAAGAGCGAAAGGGAGATCAAGTCTTCGAGGATAAAGGCATTAAGCTCTTCGTGGATATGAAGAGTTTCCTTTACCTTGCAGGTACACAACTTGATTTTTCAGATGGTCTCAATGGCAAGGGATTCCACTTTGTCAATCCGAATGCAGAGCGTACCTGCGGTTGCGGTCAATCGTTCTCGGTTTAA